One window of the Choristoneura fumiferana chromosome 18, NRCan_CFum_1, whole genome shotgun sequence genome contains the following:
- the LOC141438246 gene encoding uncharacterized protein produces the protein MGLSSVSSLFTHGVAAWPPPGPIPSSFQFHHQGSNFAIFLIFFALCMMEVVVLRIITEEQARSERGRSVTSMWFDLDEE, from the coding sequence ATGGGTCTATCAAGTGTGTCAAGTCTTTTCACCCATGGGGTCGCAGCATGGCCGCCGCCGGGCCCCATCCCCAGCTCCTTCCAATTCCACCACCAGGGCTCTAACTTCGCCATATTCCTGATATTCTTCGCTCTCTGCATGATGGAGGTGGTAGTTCTTAGGATCATCACGGAGGAACAGGCCAGGAGCGAACGTGGGAGGAGTGTCACTTCCATGTGGTTCGACTTGGATGAAGAATGA